In Saccharomonospora marina XMU15, one genomic interval encodes:
- a CDS encoding amino acid ABC transporter ATP-binding protein — MSGVSASPACEPTLRVRGVHKTFGDLRALDDVDLEVREGEVVVVIGPSGSGKSTLIRCVHQLETIDAGAIYLDGELLGHERHGATLRPLPQRRVAAQRRRMSMVFQQFNLFPHFTVLRNITEAPVRVHGRSVAEAERDARALLERVGLGDRADNYPRQLSGGQQQRVAICRAVATRPRIVLFDEPTSALDPELVEEVLGVMRGLAADGMTMIVVTHEMAFAREVADRCVFMESGRVVESGPPRELFANPGTARLRSFLARHNAGAKVSDVESIS, encoded by the coding sequence ATGAGCGGAGTAAGCGCTTCGCCCGCCTGCGAACCCACGCTGCGAGTGCGGGGTGTTCACAAGACCTTCGGCGACCTGCGCGCGCTCGACGACGTCGATCTCGAGGTACGCGAAGGCGAGGTCGTCGTCGTCATCGGCCCGTCCGGGTCCGGCAAATCCACCCTGATCCGCTGCGTGCACCAACTCGAGACGATCGACGCCGGCGCCATCTACCTGGACGGCGAACTACTCGGCCACGAACGGCACGGCGCAACGCTGCGACCGCTGCCGCAACGTCGGGTAGCGGCACAGCGCCGCCGGATGAGCATGGTGTTCCAGCAGTTCAATCTGTTTCCGCATTTCACCGTGCTGCGCAACATCACGGAGGCACCGGTTCGGGTTCACGGCCGCTCCGTCGCCGAGGCCGAACGCGACGCCCGCGCGTTGCTCGAACGCGTCGGACTCGGCGACCGCGCCGACAACTACCCCCGGCAGCTGTCCGGCGGCCAGCAGCAGCGGGTCGCGATCTGCCGTGCCGTCGCCACCAGGCCGAGGATCGTGCTGTTCGACGAACCCACCAGTGCCCTCGATCCGGAACTGGTGGAGGAAGTGCTCGGCGTGATGCGCGGGCTGGCGGCAGACGGCATGACGATGATCGTGGTGACCCACGAGATGGCTTTCGCCCGCGAGGTGGCCGACCGCTGCGTGTTCATGGAGTCGGGGCGGGTCGTGGAATCCGGACCACCGCGAGAGCTGTTCGCCAATCCGGGTACCGCGAGGCTGCGCTCGTTCCTCGCCAGGCACAACGCCGGCGCCAAGGTGTCCGATGTGGAGAGTATTTCATGA
- a CDS encoding amino acid ABC transporter permease, producing the protein MTTVTPSEGIDDVATARRRVRPWRWVAGVTLAVLTAQLLWFLVGNPRFEWDVVARYLFDPAVLSGLATTVLLAVAAMAIGSLVGALLALAQLSDFAPLRWAATAYVGVFRGIPPLVQLIFWFNLAYLLPRLSIGIPFGPQFASWDANQVITPLTTAVIGLSLVESAYLAEIIRGGLLGVDPGQRDAARAMGFTPAQTFLRVVLPQAMRVIIPPSGSQFISVLKGTALVSVIAMEDLLHSVQVIYNRTYQIVPLLIVACLWYLTVVTLLTIGQRRLERHFSRGHTSGAVTRRRPTTSDGVSG; encoded by the coding sequence ATGACGACGGTCACCCCGTCCGAGGGGATCGACGACGTCGCAACCGCCCGGCGCCGCGTACGTCCGTGGCGCTGGGTGGCTGGTGTCACGCTGGCGGTCCTCACCGCACAGTTGCTGTGGTTCCTCGTCGGCAACCCGCGCTTCGAGTGGGACGTCGTGGCGCGGTACCTGTTCGATCCCGCGGTCCTTTCCGGACTGGCCACCACCGTGCTGCTCGCCGTGGCGGCCATGGCGATCGGCTCGCTGGTCGGCGCCCTGCTGGCACTGGCCCAGCTCAGCGACTTCGCACCGCTTCGCTGGGCCGCCACCGCCTACGTCGGGGTCTTTCGCGGCATCCCGCCGCTGGTACAGCTCATCTTCTGGTTCAACCTCGCCTACCTGCTGCCCAGGCTGTCCATCGGCATCCCGTTCGGACCGCAGTTCGCCTCCTGGGACGCCAACCAGGTCATCACGCCGCTCACCACGGCCGTCATCGGGCTGTCACTGGTGGAGTCGGCGTATCTCGCCGAGATCATCAGGGGCGGCCTGCTCGGCGTCGACCCCGGCCAGCGGGACGCCGCGCGGGCGATGGGTTTCACACCGGCCCAGACGTTCCTGCGGGTGGTGCTGCCGCAGGCGATGCGCGTCATCATCCCGCCGAGCGGCAGCCAGTTCATCAGCGTGTTGAAGGGGACCGCACTGGTGTCGGTGATCGCGATGGAGGATCTGCTGCACTCGGTGCAGGTGATCTACAACCGCACCTACCAGATCGTCCCGCTGCTGATCGTCGCGTGCCTGTGGTACCTGACCGTGGTAACCCTGCTGACCATCGGCCAGCGTCGGCTCGAACGGCACTTCTCCCGAGGCCACACCAGCGGCGCCGTCACACGTCGCCGCCCGACCACATCGGACGGAGTTTCCGGATGA